A window of the Helianthus annuus cultivar XRQ/B chromosome 4, HanXRQr2.0-SUNRISE, whole genome shotgun sequence genome harbors these coding sequences:
- the LOC118491445 gene encoding uncharacterized protein LOC118491445: MEKLVLALIHASRRLRRYFANHVIHVLTNYNIGNILARPEISGRLAKWAIELGGHNVVFRPRPSIKGQVLADFMTEVPDDKDRECKAMEKAEKKQTEEPWMLYTDGASNEDGAGAGLRLVSPDKHEFTYAIRLDFKSTNNEAEYEAFLAGLRLAIKMGVRHIEAHVDSMLVAGQINGQYEAKGDIMALYLNQAKTLLQTFYSYKVHHINRSENKPADALSKLASTSFQHLAKDVRIEVLSNPSVPLREVSVIQTGTTSWMTPIIMYLQSGILPVNKAEARKIQYKSEHYQMADGILYRKSYLGPLLRCVDADDANYLIREVHEGICGIHAGPRMVVAKVMNAGYYWPVMHLDAVKELRKCSGCQRHAPKTMRPKNELVPVTTAWPFQQWGIDMVGPFPEAPGAVKFIIVAVDYFTKWVEAKALASTTSAVVKRFIWEQIICRFGLPLRIITDNGTNFAADDLERWFKELNIEHTFSSVAHPQGNGQVEAVNKSIVDGIKARLGEKRRGPETSNQEWLEPAPPAPPSPSSPKAFFSKATPSAL; the protein is encoded by the exons ATGGAGAAGCTTGTCCTTGCACTGATTCACGCGTCTAGAAGGCTGCGCCGATATTTCGCCAATCACGTCATCCACGTGCTAACAAATTACAATATTGGGAATATCCTAGCAAGGCCAGAAATATCAGGAAGGCTGgccaaatgggcaatagagctaGGGGGACACAACGTAGTCTTCAGACCACGACCGTCGATCAAAGGCCAGGTTTTGGCAGACTTCATGACAGAAGTCCCGGATGACAAAGACAGAGAGTGTAAGGCGATGGAGAAAGCGGAGAAAAAACAAACCGAAGAGCCATGGATGCTGTATACAGACGGTGCATCCAACGAAGATGGGGCAGGCGCGGGGCTACGACTAGTAAGCCCTGACAAACACGAGTTCACTTACGCCATACGCCTAGACTTCAAGAGCACAAATAACGAAGCAGAGTACGAAGCCTTTCTGGCCGGCTTGCGTTTGGCAATCAAAATGGGAGTCCGACACATCGAAGCACATGTGGACTCCATGTTAGTAGCAGGCCAAATCAATGGTCAATACGAAGCCAAGGGAGACATAATGGCACTCTATCTCAACCAAGCAAAGACGTTGCTGCAAACCTTCTATTCttacaaggtgcaccacataaaCCGCAGTGAAAACAAGCCGGCAGACGCCTTAAGCAAGCTTGCGTCAACAAGCTTCCAACACCTAGCCAAAGACGTGCGCATAGAAGTTTTAAGCAACCCATCTGTTCCACTCAGAGAAGTCAGCGTCATCCAAACAGGAACCACGTCCTGGATGACACCCATAATCATGTACTTACAGTCCGGGATACTTCCAGTAAATAAAGCTGAGGCGCGGAAAATCCAGTATAAATCAGAACATTATCAGATGGCAGACGGGATATTGTACCGAAAGTCATATCTCGGCCCGCTGCTAAGATGTGTTGACGCCGACGACGCAAATTATCTGATCCGGGAAGTACATGAAGGCATCTGCGGTATCCACGCCGGGCCGCGCATGGTGGTGGCAAAAGTAATGaacgccggttactactggcccgTAATGCACCTCGATGCCGTGAAGGAATTAAGGAAGTGCAGCGGCTGCCAACGGCATGCACCAAAAACCATGCGTCCAAAAAACGAATTGGTACCAgtaacaaccgcatggccctttcagcaatggggcatagacatggtggGCCCTTTCCCAGAAGCTCCGGGGGCAgtcaagttcatcatcgtcgcggtcgattacttcaccaagtgggtggaagcAAAAGCACTTGCGTCAACCACATCGGCAGTCGTTAAACGATTCATCTGGGAACAAATCATATGTCGGTTCGGCCTGCCACTCCGAATCATCACCGACAATGGTACAAACTTTGCAGCAGATGatctcgaacgatggttcaaggAACTAAACATTGAACATACCTTCTCGTCGGTCgcacatccgcaagggaatggtcaagtTGAAGCGGTCAACAAGAGCATCGTCGATGGCATCAAAGCGAGGCTCGGTGAAAAAAGACGAGG GCCGGAAACTTCTAATCAAGAATGGCTAGAACCAGCACCTCCTGCACCACCATCGCCATCATCTCCCAAAGCTTTCTTCAGTAAAGCTACTCCATCCGCTTTATGA